Genomic DNA from Haloplanus sp. HW8-1:
AGCGACGCGGCCGACGCCCGCGACGAGGACCCAGGCGACCGCGAGGACGGCGCCCACGGCGCGTGACCGCCGTCGCCGTCGCCGTCGCCGCCGCGATTCGGAGGCCATCGATCGACGGTTGGGGTCTCCCCGTGGAGTAGCTTCCGGAACCGAGCGAGTCCCCGGCGGCGGCGGTTGGGAGGATTTTTGGTAGTCGAATCGCAACGGAGGAGTATGAGTACGGATCACGGCGGGGACGACCACGGACACCACCTCCCGGCAGTCGAGGACTGGCCGCGGGGGTTCGGTGAGGCGAGCTGGTGGCCGTTCGTCACGGCGCTCGGCGCCGGCGGCATCTACGTCGCTGCCGCCTTCTTCATCGTCGCAGGCGGGCAGGACTCCACGATCGATCCCATGATCGCCCCGCTGTTGGCGGCCTCGAGCGTCGGGGCGTTCCTCTTTGGCCTGTACGGCTGGCTGTATCACGCCTTCGTCGCCGAGTTCTGGTCTCGTGGCAGCAACGAGACGAGTGCGTCGGCGCTCCGCTGGGCGATGATCGCCTTCCTCGGCTCGGAACTCGCCACCTTCGGCGCGGTGTTCACCTATTACTTCTTCATCCGCGCGGGGACGTGGCCGCCGGGCGAACTCCCGCACCTGACTGGATCGCTGGTACTCATCAACACCGCCATCTTGGTGGCGTCGAGTCTCACGCTCCACTGGGCACACGTCGCCATCCGCAACGAGGACCGCCGGAAGTTCCTCCTCGGCCTGCTGACGACGCTCGTCCTCGGCATGGTCTTCATCGGCGGGCAGGTCTACGAGTACTACGAGTTCATCGTCCACTCGAACTTCACGATCACCTCGGGCTTTTTCGGATCTGCCTTCTTCGGTCTGACCGGTCTCCACGGACTCCACGTTTCCCTCGGTGGCGTCCTCCTCGCCGTCGTCACGATCCGTGCGCTCGCCGGTCAGTACTCCGCCGAACGCCACGTGTCGGTCAGCACCGTCTCGATGTACTGGCACTTCGTCGACGTGGTCTGGATCTTCCTCGTCGTCGTGCTGTACGTGGGCGCGTCCATCGGCGCCTGATCGGGCGGCGACCCCTGTCGCCGCGGCCAGCGCCGTAAATTTATGTGGGCTCACGCGACAGTTACTGCATGGAGGATTTCGAGCAGCTCGTGTCGTCGCTCACGCCGCGAGAGGAGAACGACGAAATCAAACTCTACCAGAACACCGTCTCGGTAGCGTGCCCCGTCTGTGAGGATCCGTTCGACGACCTCGTGGCCTGCAAGAAGACCGAGACCAGCCTCGAACAGATCGAACCGCTCGACATCTGCGTCACCGTCCACGAAGGGAGCCCCCTTCTGTTCACACACAAACACTGACCGCGGCGCCGCCCGATTTAAGCCGCCGCCCCGACGACCGCGTGGTATGTCACGCGAAGTGACCCACACCGCAACCGGCCCGAAGATCGTCACACCGGACGATATCGACGACGAGAAGGGTGACGTGGCCATCTGCCTGTGCGGCTTGAGCGAGGCGTATCCCTTCTGTGACGGTTCGCACCGCCGGGCCGAGGGCGAGGACCCCGACGAACGCTACAAGTACGTCGACGGGGAGCGACGTCGCATCTCCATCGAGTTCGTCGACGAGTAGCGATAGTCCGTTGCCGGAAAGTATTTGGCTCGCATACGTCCATATCTTCACAAATGGACGGCGAGATTCTCGACACGGTGACCGAGTGGGGGTCCCGTCCGGTCGCCGATGGCGTTACCGGGTTGCACGACCTCGCTGACGAGGAGTTCTCGGGCGCCGTCACCGACGGATCCGCCTGGACGTTCGTCCTCAACGGTCGGTATCTGGGGGTGTTCGACGGCGATATCGGGGACTTCGAGGACGCGTCGCTCACCGCCTACACCGCACCCGACATCTCACTGCCGCTCCTGTATGCGATGCGATCCCGTGGCGGCGAGACGCGCGGGCAGTACTACTCGAACGAGACGTCGCTCGGCGAGATCGACGACACTCTCTCTGCGGGCAGCTTCGTCGGCTACGTCGAGCTCTCGGAGAACGTCCTTTCGGGCGATTACTACGTCGTCTACTACGGTGGCCGGTCGCTCCCGGTCGCCTACGTCGGCAACAGCCGGCGCCTCCTCACGGGCGACGAGGCGTTCGAACGCGCCGCCGACGAAGTCGGCATCTACTCCGTCGTCGACGCCGATATCGAGGTCGTCGACCTGCCCGAGCGGCCGGACCAGGCCCGGTCGGACGACCCCGAGACGGGCACTCCGTCCGGTGCTGCGGTCGCCGCCGACGGGGCCGAGGCGGACGCGACGACCGACGACGGCGTCGGCGACGTCGCGTTCGACGAAGGGGCGACCGACGGCGTCGCCACGGACGACGATCCGGAGACGACCGACTCGGGCGTCACCGCGGCCGACGGGACTGCCGACGCCGACGATGGCACGGGAACGACGCCCGACTGGACGACCCCGGCGGTCGCCGATCCCGACGACCCGGCCGACTCGGACCACGTCGACGAGGGGTCGATCGAGACGGAGCCAGAACCGGAACCAGCAACCGCCGACACCGACACGACGACCACCGACACCGACACGACGACCACCGACACCGACACGACGACCACCGACACCGACACGACGACCACCGACACCGACACGACGACCGCCGACACCGACACGACGACCACCGACACCGACACGACGACCACCGACACCGACACGACGACCACCGACACCGACACGACGACCACCGACACCGACACGACGACCGCCGACGACCCGGGTACGGTGGCCGTCGAGGACGCCGGCACGGTGACGACGGAGGACGTTGACGTCGGGGTGGCCCAAGGGGCGGAAACGGGAGACCGGACCACCGAGAGCGCCGAGGCGGCCGACGCCCCGCCCGCCGAGCCGTCGGGAGCGGAGGCTGACCCCGACTCGGTCACCCCGGATCAGGTCGTTCGACTGCGGCGGGAACTCGAGGCCGCCAGAGCCGAGAAGGCGGAGGCAGAGGCGGAACGCGAACGCATCGAGCGTGAGCGAGACGAGTCTCGCGCCACGGTCGAGCGACTCCGGAACCGGGTCGAGGAACTGGAGGCGGAACTCGAACGACTGGATGCAGACGCCGCGGGCAGCGCTGCCGCCGCCGCGGAGCGGACGCTCACGCGCGATGAGGCGCTCTCGGGGACGAACCTGTTCGTCAGATACGAGGACAAGACCGAGGGGACGCTCGAACGCGCGGCCGAGGGACGGATCGACGAGTCGACGCTGCGTGCAAACCTGCGGATCGACTACCACACGGAGTTCGAGACCACGGGGTTGTCCGTCGACGGGCAGCCGTTCGAGTCGTTCCTCCGTGCGACGCCGGAACATCGGTTCGCGGAGTGGCTGTTGACTGCGGTGACCTACGAGATCCGTCGGACCGACACGCGCGCCGAACTCTCGAAACTGTACGAGGCCATCGAGCGGGTCGACCGCATCGACCTCGACGGCGAGGTGGACGTGATGGCCGACGGACGGGCGGACACGACGACGGAATCGTTCGACGTCGTGTTCCGGAACAAGATGGGTGATCCGCTGTTCGTCGCTGCATTCGAAGACGGTCGCGATCCCACGGGTGCGTCGGCCATCGAGTCGCTGCTCGACCGGACGAGACGGGTGAGCGACGCGGAGGAAACGCTCGCGGCCGCCTTTTTCGTGACGACGAGTTACTTCGACGCCGATGCGATGGAGGTCGCCGTCGACGCCACCCGTGGTGGTCTGTTCAGTCGGAGTTCCCGACGAAGCTACGTGAAACTATCACGGAAATCCGGGTTCCACCTCGGACTGGTCGAGGCGCGAGACGAGGACTTCTTCCTGACCGTGCCGGACCTCTAGCTCTGAATCTCGGCCGTCTCTTCGATCTTCATCGAATCGAGTTTGTCGACAATGGCGTCGATCTTTTCGTCGAGTTCGTCGACGAAGTCGGCCGTATCCTCGGTGGTGATCGCACCCTGGCTCGACGGTTCGATCAGGTTCTCCTCCTCGAGGACACGGAGGGAGTACCGGACCTTGTGATGGGGGTACCCCGTCTCGTTGGACATCTTCACGATCCCGATGGGTTCGTTCCCGATGACCATCTTTAGCACCTGCAAATGGCGTTCGAGCATGTCGACTTCTTTCTCGAGCCTGTCTATCATGACACTTGTTAACTTGTCTTTGCGGGTTTTAAAAGTTGCTGTGGGAACCAGCGAACTGGAATCGGTCGTTTGAACGTGGGTGGTGAGAGTAATTAACGCTTCGGGTCGTGGCCGCATCGACCGATGCCGGCGGCGGCCCGGCGCGACACGTCCGGTCGGGCCACTCCCGCTCCGGTCGCCGTGGGCGTATCGTAATCGGTTTAGCGAGGCGGCTGGAACCTCCGGGCGGACATGACTGTCACTATCGTCGGATCCCAGCTCGGAGACGAGGGCAAGGGGGCCCTCGTCGACCTGTGGGGTGGGAACGCCGACATCGTGGTCCGGTACCAGGGCGGGGACAACGCCGGCCACACCGTCGTCGAGGACGGCGAGGAGTACAAACTGTCACTAGTACCGAGCGGCGCCGTCCGCGGCAAGGTCGGCGTCCTCGGGAACGGCTGTGTCGTCAACCCGCGCACGCTGTTCGACGAACTGGAAACGCTCCGCGAGCGGGGGCTGGACCCCGACGTGCGTGTCGCGCGCCGCGCTCACGTCATCATGCCGTATCACCGCGTCATCGACGGAATCGAGGAGGAGGCGAAAAGCGACGAGGACCTGGCGGCCGGCACCACCGGCCGCGGTATCGGACCCACCTACGAGGACAAGGTCGGACGGCGCGGCATCCGGGTCGGCGACCTGCTCGACCCGGACGTCCTTCGTGACCGCCTGGAGTACGTCGTCCCGCAGAAGCGCGCCCTCGTCGAGGACGTGTTCGGTCTGGAGGCCGGCGAAGAGTTCGACGTCGACGCGCTCCACGAGGAGTTCGCCGACGTCGGTCGTCGCCTCGCCGCGGAGGACATGACGGTCAACGCCGGCGACTTCCTCGGGGCCGAACTCGACGACGGCGCGAGCCTGCTGTTCGAGGGCGCACAGGGCACCTCGATCGACATCGACCACGGCATCTACCCCTACGTCACCTCCTCGAACCCCACGGCCGGCGGCGCGTCGACGGGGAGTGGCGTCGGACCGACGGTGGTCGGGCGCGGCGAAGTGGTCGGTATCGTGAAGGCGTACCTCTCCCGCGTGGGG
This window encodes:
- a CDS encoding DUF7527 domain-containing protein — encoded protein: MDGEILDTVTEWGSRPVADGVTGLHDLADEEFSGAVTDGSAWTFVLNGRYLGVFDGDIGDFEDASLTAYTAPDISLPLLYAMRSRGGETRGQYYSNETSLGEIDDTLSAGSFVGYVELSENVLSGDYYVVYYGGRSLPVAYVGNSRRLLTGDEAFERAADEVGIYSVVDADIEVVDLPERPDQARSDDPETGTPSGAAVAADGAEADATTDDGVGDVAFDEGATDGVATDDDPETTDSGVTAADGTADADDGTGTTPDWTTPAVADPDDPADSDHVDEGSIETEPEPEPATADTDTTTTDTDTTTTDTDTTTTDTDTTTTDTDTTTADTDTTTTDTDTTTTDTDTTTTDTDTTTTDTDTTTADDPGTVAVEDAGTVTTEDVDVGVAQGAETGDRTTESAEAADAPPAEPSGAEADPDSVTPDQVVRLRRELEAARAEKAEAEAERERIERERDESRATVERLRNRVEELEAELERLDADAAGSAAAAAERTLTRDEALSGTNLFVRYEDKTEGTLERAAEGRIDESTLRANLRIDYHTEFETTGLSVDGQPFESFLRATPEHRFAEWLLTAVTYEIRRTDTRAELSKLYEAIERVDRIDLDGEVDVMADGRADTTTESFDVVFRNKMGDPLFVAAFEDGRDPTGASAIESLLDRTRRVSDAEETLAAAFFVTTSYFDADAMEVAVDATRGGLFSRSSRRSYVKLSRKSGFHLGLVEARDEDFFLTVPDL
- a CDS encoding DUF7385 family protein, whose amino-acid sequence is MEDFEQLVSSLTPREENDEIKLYQNTVSVACPVCEDPFDDLVACKKTETSLEQIEPLDICVTVHEGSPLLFTHKH
- a CDS encoding cytochrome c oxidase subunit 3, producing MSTDHGGDDHGHHLPAVEDWPRGFGEASWWPFVTALGAGGIYVAAAFFIVAGGQDSTIDPMIAPLLAASSVGAFLFGLYGWLYHAFVAEFWSRGSNETSASALRWAMIAFLGSELATFGAVFTYYFFIRAGTWPPGELPHLTGSLVLINTAILVASSLTLHWAHVAIRNEDRRKFLLGLLTTLVLGMVFIGGQVYEYYEFIVHSNFTITSGFFGSAFFGLTGLHGLHVSLGGVLLAVVTIRALAGQYSAERHVSVSTVSMYWHFVDVVWIFLVVVLYVGASIGA
- a CDS encoding CDGSH iron-sulfur domain-containing protein, producing the protein MSREVTHTATGPKIVTPDDIDDEKGDVAICLCGLSEAYPFCDGSHRRAEGEDPDERYKYVDGERRRISIEFVDE
- a CDS encoding adenylosuccinate synthase, coding for MTVTIVGSQLGDEGKGALVDLWGGNADIVVRYQGGDNAGHTVVEDGEEYKLSLVPSGAVRGKVGVLGNGCVVNPRTLFDELETLRERGLDPDVRVARRAHVIMPYHRVIDGIEEEAKSDEDLAAGTTGRGIGPTYEDKVGRRGIRVGDLLDPDVLRDRLEYVVPQKRALVEDVFGLEAGEEFDVDALHEEFADVGRRLAAEDMTVNAGDFLGAELDDGASLLFEGAQGTSIDIDHGIYPYVTSSNPTAGGASTGSGVGPTVVGRGEVVGIVKAYLSRVGTGPLPTELDGDDEELADYIREKGGEFGTVTGRPRRIGWLDVPMLRHAARVSGFTGIAVNHLDVLAGLDTVKVGDAYDLNGERLETMPATTERWADCEPILKAFDPWPEVDWTAAAQDGYDALPVNARTYLEYLSDEVGAPIYAVGVGPDRAETIELVDPFEHDG